A region from the Lentimicrobiaceae bacterium genome encodes:
- a CDS encoding GIY-YIG nuclease family protein: MVSLSGHKHTEYVVYILYSSRYNKFYIGYTSNLIERYKSHNFKGIKGWTTRFRPWKVVYVEVFADKQSALKREHDLKGAKARKDIIQKIHNIYPEVGFISA, encoded by the coding sequence ATGGTTTCATTAAGCGGCCATAAACATACAGAGTATGTTGTATATATCTTGTATTCAAGTAGATATAATAAATTCTATATTGGATACACTTCTAACCTTATTGAACGGTATAAATCTCATAATTTTAAGGGAATAAAAGGTTGGACTACCAGATTTCGCCCTTGGAAAGTTGTTTATGTTGAAGTGTTTGCTGACAAACAATCAGCCCTGAAAAGGGAGCATGATCTCAAAGGGGCGAAAGCCAGAAAAGACATCATTCAAAAGATTCATAATATTTATCCTGAAGTCGGATTCATATCCGCCTGA